One stretch of Skermanella mucosa DNA includes these proteins:
- a CDS encoding aldehyde dehydrogenase family protein, producing the protein MPFDQILINNNWSSGSDGQTIPMLSPSDGKEISRIARGTAEDIDNAVRAARRAFEGGWGQTPALERGRLLTRLGQRILENAEELAQIEASDTGKPLKQARADIVNAARYFEFYGGAADKIHGDTIPFLDGYTVMILREPRGVTGHIIPWNYPAQMFGRTLGPSLAAGNAAVLKPAEEACLSCIRLAEIAMEIGFPPGTINVVTGYGEEAGAALAAHPGIDFLSFTGSPEVGTLVQKAAAEHHVPCVLELGGKSPQIVFEDADQRLAIESIVNAIVQNAGQTCSAGSRVLVQRSIFDTFIADLARRVAAVRVGPHGDDLDCGPVISAGQLDRVRGFLARAKSDGVPVIAEGVITEGAPDGGYYVKPTLFGPVPLKHPLACEEVFGPVLSAIPFDDEADAIRIANGTDFGLVAGIWTRDGARQLRLARAVRAGQVFVNAYGAGGGIELPFGGVKKSGHGREKGFEALREFTVAKTVVLKHG; encoded by the coding sequence ATGCCTTTCGACCAGATTCTCATTAATAACAATTGGTCTTCAGGGTCGGATGGCCAGACAATTCCGATGCTGAGCCCGAGCGACGGAAAGGAGATTTCCCGCATCGCCCGCGGCACCGCCGAGGATATCGACAATGCCGTCCGCGCCGCCCGCCGCGCTTTCGAGGGCGGCTGGGGCCAGACCCCGGCGCTGGAGCGGGGCCGCCTCTTGACCCGTCTCGGCCAGCGGATCCTGGAGAATGCCGAGGAACTGGCCCAGATCGAGGCGAGCGACACCGGCAAGCCGCTCAAGCAGGCCCGCGCCGACATCGTCAACGCCGCCCGGTATTTCGAATTCTACGGCGGCGCCGCCGACAAGATCCACGGCGACACCATCCCGTTCCTCGATGGCTACACCGTCATGATCCTGCGCGAGCCGCGCGGCGTGACCGGCCACATCATCCCGTGGAACTACCCCGCCCAGATGTTCGGCCGCACGCTCGGCCCCAGCCTGGCCGCCGGCAACGCCGCGGTGCTCAAGCCGGCCGAGGAGGCCTGCCTGTCCTGCATCCGGCTGGCCGAGATCGCCATGGAGATCGGCTTCCCGCCCGGCACCATCAACGTCGTGACCGGCTACGGCGAGGAAGCCGGCGCAGCGCTGGCCGCCCATCCCGGCATCGATTTCCTGTCCTTCACCGGCTCGCCAGAGGTCGGCACGCTGGTCCAGAAGGCGGCGGCGGAACACCACGTTCCCTGCGTCCTGGAGCTCGGCGGCAAGTCGCCGCAGATCGTGTTCGAGGACGCCGACCAGCGTCTGGCGATCGAGAGCATCGTCAACGCCATCGTCCAGAACGCCGGGCAGACCTGCTCCGCCGGCAGCCGCGTGCTGGTGCAGCGCTCGATCTTCGACACCTTCATCGCCGATCTCGCCCGTCGTGTCGCGGCGGTCCGCGTCGGTCCCCATGGCGACGACCTGGATTGCGGTCCCGTGATCAGCGCCGGTCAGCTCGACCGCGTCCGGGGCTTCCTGGCCCGGGCCAAGTCCGACGGCGTCCCGGTCATCGCCGAGGGGGTCATCACCGAGGGCGCTCCCGACGGCGGCTACTACGTCAAGCCGACGCTGTTCGGCCCCGTGCCGCTCAAGCACCCGCTGGCCTGCGAGGAGGTCTTCGGGCCGGTGCTGTCCGCCATCCCGTTCGACGACGAGGCCGACGCGATCCGGATCGCCAACGGGACCGACTTCGGGCTGGTCGCCGGCATCTGGACCAGGGACGGTGCCCGCCAGTTGCGCCTGGCGCGCGCGGTGCGGGCCGGACAGGTCTTCGTCAACGCCTACGGTGCCGGCGGCGGCATCGAACTGCCGTTCGGCGGCGTCAAGAAGAGCGGCCATGGCCGAGAGAAGGGCTTCGAGGCGCTGCGCGAGTTCACCGTTGCGAAGACCGTCGTCCTCAAGCACGGCTGA